The following are encoded together in the Zingiber officinale cultivar Zhangliang chromosome 8A, Zo_v1.1, whole genome shotgun sequence genome:
- the LOC122010263 gene encoding shaggy-related protein kinase iota isoform X1: MASLPLGPHHPPEHDAFLAATAPPRSSQQPSVPEGNDAVTGHIISTTIGGKNGEPKQTISYMAERVVGTGSFGIVFQGKCLETGETVAIKKVLQESKYKNRELQLMRSMDHSNVISLKHCFFSTTSKDELFLNLVMEYVPETLYRVLRHYNSMNQRMPLFYVKLYTYQLFRGLAYIHTIPGVCHRDVKPQNVLVNPHTHQVKLCDFGSAKILVKGEPNISYICSRYYRAPELIFGAIEYTTSIDIWSSGCVLAELLLAQPLFPGESAVDQLVEIIKVLGTPTREEIRCMNPSYTDFRFPQIKAHPWHKIFHKRMPPEAIDLTSRLLQYSPNFRCTALEACAHPFFDELREPNARLPNGRPLPPLFDFKQELAGASPELIHKLIPEHTRR, translated from the exons ATGGCCTCCCTGCCGCTGGGGCCCCATCATCCGCCGGAGCACGACGCCTTCCTTGCTGCTACCGCGCCTCCCCGGAGCTCTCAG CAACCTTCTGTTCCCGAGGGAAATGATGCAGTCACTGGTCATATCATCTCCACCACCATTGGAGGCAAGAACGGTGAACCCAAGCAG ACCATTAGTTACATGGCAGAGCGTGTTGTGGGAACTGGCTCATTTGGTATTGTATTCCAG GGAAAATGTTTGGAAACAGGGGAAACTGTTGCTATAAAGAAGGTTTTGCAGGAAAGTAAATATAAAAACCGTGAGTTGCAGCTGATGCGCTCAATGGATCATTCAAATGTGATATCTTTGAAGCATTGTTTTTTCTCCACCACAAGCAAAGACGAACTTTTTCTTAACCTGGTAATGGAATATGTACCAGAAACTTTATATCGGGTTCTAAGACATTACAATAGCATGAATCAAAGGATGCCACTTTTCTACGTAAAGCTATATACatatcag ttattTAGAGGTTTGGCTTATATTCATACAATTCCTGGTGTCTGTCATAGAGATGTAAAGCCACAAAATGTTTTG GTAAATCCTCACACGCACCAAGTCAAGTTATGTGATTTTGGAAGTGCTAAAATTTTG GTGAAGGGTGAACCCAACATTTCATACATTTGCTCTCGCTATTATCGTGCTCCAGAGCTTATTTTTGGTGCCATAGAGTATACTACCTCTATTGATATTTGGTCATCAGGATGTGTCCTTGCTGAGTTGCTCCTTGCTCAG CCGTTGTTTCCTGGAGAAAGTGCAGTAGATCAGCTTGTCGAGATAATTAAG gtTCTTGGGACTCCAACTCGGGAGGAAATCCGGTGCATGAACCCTAGCTATACGGACTTTAGGTTTCCACAGATAAAAGCTCATCCATGGCATAAG ATATTTCATAAAAGAATGCCTCCAGAGGCAATAGACCTTACATCTCGCCTTCTCCAATACTCTCCAAATTTTCGCTGTACTGCT TTGGAAGCATGCGCACACCCATTTTTTGATGAACTAAGAGAACCAAATGCAAGGCTGCCAAATGGTCGACCTCTGCCTCCTCTTTTCGACTTCAAGCAGGAA TTAGCAGGTGCATCCCCAGAGCTCATCCACAAGTTGATTCCTGAACATACGAGACGGTAA
- the LOC122010263 gene encoding shaggy-related protein kinase iota isoform X2 — translation MAERVVGTGSFGIVFQGKCLETGETVAIKKVLQESKYKNRELQLMRSMDHSNVISLKHCFFSTTSKDELFLNLVMEYVPETLYRVLRHYNSMNQRMPLFYVKLYTYQLFRGLAYIHTIPGVCHRDVKPQNVLVNPHTHQVKLCDFGSAKILVKGEPNISYICSRYYRAPELIFGAIEYTTSIDIWSSGCVLAELLLAQPLFPGESAVDQLVEIIKVLGTPTREEIRCMNPSYTDFRFPQIKAHPWHKIFHKRMPPEAIDLTSRLLQYSPNFRCTALEACAHPFFDELREPNARLPNGRPLPPLFDFKQELAGASPELIHKLIPEHTRR, via the exons ATGGCAGAGCGTGTTGTGGGAACTGGCTCATTTGGTATTGTATTCCAG GGAAAATGTTTGGAAACAGGGGAAACTGTTGCTATAAAGAAGGTTTTGCAGGAAAGTAAATATAAAAACCGTGAGTTGCAGCTGATGCGCTCAATGGATCATTCAAATGTGATATCTTTGAAGCATTGTTTTTTCTCCACCACAAGCAAAGACGAACTTTTTCTTAACCTGGTAATGGAATATGTACCAGAAACTTTATATCGGGTTCTAAGACATTACAATAGCATGAATCAAAGGATGCCACTTTTCTACGTAAAGCTATATACatatcag ttattTAGAGGTTTGGCTTATATTCATACAATTCCTGGTGTCTGTCATAGAGATGTAAAGCCACAAAATGTTTTG GTAAATCCTCACACGCACCAAGTCAAGTTATGTGATTTTGGAAGTGCTAAAATTTTG GTGAAGGGTGAACCCAACATTTCATACATTTGCTCTCGCTATTATCGTGCTCCAGAGCTTATTTTTGGTGCCATAGAGTATACTACCTCTATTGATATTTGGTCATCAGGATGTGTCCTTGCTGAGTTGCTCCTTGCTCAG CCGTTGTTTCCTGGAGAAAGTGCAGTAGATCAGCTTGTCGAGATAATTAAG gtTCTTGGGACTCCAACTCGGGAGGAAATCCGGTGCATGAACCCTAGCTATACGGACTTTAGGTTTCCACAGATAAAAGCTCATCCATGGCATAAG ATATTTCATAAAAGAATGCCTCCAGAGGCAATAGACCTTACATCTCGCCTTCTCCAATACTCTCCAAATTTTCGCTGTACTGCT TTGGAAGCATGCGCACACCCATTTTTTGATGAACTAAGAGAACCAAATGCAAGGCTGCCAAATGGTCGACCTCTGCCTCCTCTTTTCGACTTCAAGCAGGAA TTAGCAGGTGCATCCCCAGAGCTCATCCACAAGTTGATTCCTGAACATACGAGACGGTAA